In Zingiber officinale cultivar Zhangliang chromosome 1A, Zo_v1.1, whole genome shotgun sequence, a genomic segment contains:
- the LOC122008196 gene encoding poly(A)-specific ribonuclease PARN-like isoform X3, which yields MPLLRPFSTDVPGGGSMAVKQVTRSNFNAALESLRACVEESDFVVVDLEMTDVTSAPWRDPFEFDRSDVRYLKLKDSAEKFAVVQFGVCPFRWDSSKGSFFAHPHNFYIFPRKELPLHGPPDDFLWQVTSIDFLTKYQFDFNACIYEVIY from the exons ATGCCTCTCCTCCGTCCCTTCTCCACCGATGTGCCCGGTGGCGGCAGCATGGCCGTGAAGCAGGTGACAAGGTCCAATTTCAACGCGGCGCTGGAGAGCCTTAGGGCCTGCGTGGAGGAGTCGGACTTCGTGGTCGTTGACCTTGAGATGACTGATGTGACGAGTGCCCCATGGAGGGACCCGTTCGAGTTCGACCGATCCGATGTCCGTTACCTTAAGCTGAAGGACTCCGCTGAGAAGTTCGCTGTCGTGCAGTTCGGTGTCTGCCCCTTCCGCTGGGATTCATCCAAGGGCTCGTTCTTCGCCCATCC GCATAACTTCTATATCTTTCCACGAAAAGAGTTGCCACTTCATGGGCCACCTGATGATTTCCTATGGCAAGTAACATCCATCGACTTCCTTACTAAATACCAATTTGACTTCAATGCATGCATATATGAAG TCATTTATTAA
- the LOC122008196 gene encoding poly(A)-specific ribonuclease PARN-like isoform X2 has product MPLLRPFSTDVPGGGSMAVKQVTRSNFNAALESLRACVEESDFVVVDLEMTDVTSAPWRDPFEFDRSDVRYLKLKDSAEKFAVVQFGVCPFRWDSSKGSFFAHPHNFYIFPRKELPLHGPPDDFLWQVTSIDFLTKYQFDFNACIYEENKKEKPSKVYLQSTLRD; this is encoded by the exons ATGCCTCTCCTCCGTCCCTTCTCCACCGATGTGCCCGGTGGCGGCAGCATGGCCGTGAAGCAGGTGACAAGGTCCAATTTCAACGCGGCGCTGGAGAGCCTTAGGGCCTGCGTGGAGGAGTCGGACTTCGTGGTCGTTGACCTTGAGATGACTGATGTGACGAGTGCCCCATGGAGGGACCCGTTCGAGTTCGACCGATCCGATGTCCGTTACCTTAAGCTGAAGGACTCCGCTGAGAAGTTCGCTGTCGTGCAGTTCGGTGTCTGCCCCTTCCGCTGGGATTCATCCAAGGGCTCGTTCTTCGCCCATCC GCATAACTTCTATATCTTTCCACGAAAAGAGTTGCCACTTCATGGGCCACCTGATGATTTCCTATGGCAAGTAACATCCATCGACTTCCTTACTAAATACCAATTTGACTTCAATGCATGCATATATGAAG AGAACAAGAAGGAGAAGCCCTCAAAGGTTTATCTTCAGAGTACCTTGAGGGATTAG
- the LOC122008196 gene encoding poly(A)-specific ribonuclease PARN-like isoform X1, producing MPLLRPFSTDVPGGGSMAVKQVTRSNFNAALESLRACVEESDFVVVDLEMTDVTSAPWRDPFEFDRSDVRYLKLKDSAEKFAVVQFGVCPFRWDSSKGSFFAHPHNFYIFPRKELPLHGPPDDFLWQVTSIDFLTKYQFDFNACIYEGISYLSREQEGEALKGLSSEYLEGLANSFCNFEEPVDTPIA from the exons ATGCCTCTCCTCCGTCCCTTCTCCACCGATGTGCCCGGTGGCGGCAGCATGGCCGTGAAGCAGGTGACAAGGTCCAATTTCAACGCGGCGCTGGAGAGCCTTAGGGCCTGCGTGGAGGAGTCGGACTTCGTGGTCGTTGACCTTGAGATGACTGATGTGACGAGTGCCCCATGGAGGGACCCGTTCGAGTTCGACCGATCCGATGTCCGTTACCTTAAGCTGAAGGACTCCGCTGAGAAGTTCGCTGTCGTGCAGTTCGGTGTCTGCCCCTTCCGCTGGGATTCATCCAAGGGCTCGTTCTTCGCCCATCC GCATAACTTCTATATCTTTCCACGAAAAGAGTTGCCACTTCATGGGCCACCTGATGATTTCCTATGGCAAGTAACATCCATCGACTTCCTTACTAAATACCAATTTGACTTCAATGCATGCATATATGAAG GAATATCTTATTTATCCAGAGAACAAGAAGGAGAAGCCCTCAAAGGTTTATCTTCAGAGTACCTTGAGGGATTAGCTAATTCCTTTTGTAATTTTGAGGAGCCTGTGGATACACCAATTGCGTGA